Proteins encoded together in one Oreochromis aureus strain Israel breed Guangdong linkage group 23, ZZ_aureus, whole genome shotgun sequence window:
- the actl6a gene encoding actin-like protein 6A, protein MSGGVYGGDEVGALVFDIGSYSVRAGYAGEDCPKADFPTVIGVTLDREDGSTPMETDGDKGKQSGTTYYIDTNQLRVPRENMEVMSPLKNGMIEDWDSFQAILDHTYKMHFKSEPSLHPVLMSEASWNTRAKREKLTELMFEHYNIPAFFLCKSAVLSAFANGRSTGLVLDSGATHTTAIPVHDGYVLQQGIVKSPLAGDFMSMQCRELFQELNVEIIPPYMIASKDPVREGAQASWKKKEKLPQVTRSWHNYMCNCVIQDFQASVLQVSDSPYDEQVAAQMPTMHYELPNGYNCDFGAERLKIPEGLFDPSNAKGLSGNTMLGVGHVVTTSVGMCDIDIRPGLYGSVVVTGGNTLIQGFTDRLNRELSQKTPPSMRLKLIANSTTVERRFSAWIGGSILASLGTFQQMWISKQEYEEGGKQCVDRKCP, encoded by the exons ATGAGTGGCGGAGTGTACGGAGGTG ATGAGGTGGGAGCATTGGTGTTCGACATTGGCTCTTATTCTGTAAGAGCTGGCTACGCAGGAGAAGACTGTCCCAAG GCGGACTTTCCCACAGTAATAGGTGTGACTCTTGACCGAGAGGATGGCAGCACACCCATGGAGACTGATGGTGACAAGGGCAAGCAGAGCGGCACCACCTACTATATCGATACCAATCAGCTGAGGGTACCCAGAGAAAACATGGAGGTCATGTCTCCGCTCAAGAATGGCATGA TTGAGGACTGGGACAGTTTCCAGGCTATTCTGGATCACACGTACAAGATGCACTTCAAGTCTGAACCCAGCCTGCACCCCGTGCTCATGTCAGAGGCGTCG TGGAACACACgagcaaagagagagaaactaaCAGAGCTGATGTTTGAGCATTACAACATTCCTGCCTTCTTCCTTTGCAAGTCAGCCGTGCTCTCTGC CTTTGCCAATGGGCGGTCTACAGGCCTGGTCCTAGACAGTGGTGCAACACACACCACTGCAATTCCAGTGCATGATGGCTACGTTCTGCAGCAAG GCATCGTCAAGTCGCCCCTGGCTGGAGACTTCATGAGCATGCAGTGCAGGGAGCTGTTTCAGGAGCTAAATGTGGAGATAATCCCTCCCTACATGATTGCATCGAAG GATCCAGTGCGGGAGGGAGCCCAAGCCAGTtggaagaaaaaggagaaactaCCTCAAGTCACCCGCTCTTGGCACAACTACATGTGTAAT TGTGTAATCCAGGATTTCCAGGCATCAGTGCTGCAGGTGTCAGACTCTCCATATGATGAACA GGTTGCTGCCCAGATGCCCACAATGCACTATGAGCTGCCCAATGGCTACAACTGTGACTTTGGAGCAGAGAGGCTGAAGATCCCAGAGGGGCTGTTTGACCCCTCCAATGCTAAG GGACTGTCTGGGAACACCATGTTAGGAGTCGGCCACGTCGTGACAACAAGTGTGGGAATGTGCGACATCGACATCCGGCCT GGTCTGTATGGCAGTGTGGTGGTGACTGGTGGAAACACGCTCATTCAGGGCTTCACTGACCGACTGAACAGAGAACTCTCCCAGAAAACCCCTCCG AGTATGAGGTTGAAGCTGATAGCCAACAGCACTACAGTGGAGCGCCGGTTCAGTGCCTGGATAGGGGGCTCCATCCTGGCATCTCTG GGAACCTTCCAGCAGATGTGGATTTCCAAACAGGAGTATGAGGAGGGAGGAAAGCAGTGCGTGGACAGGAAGTGCCCTTGA